A single Anopheles arabiensis isolate DONGOLA chromosome 2, AaraD3, whole genome shotgun sequence DNA region contains:
- the LOC120893867 gene encoding innexin inx3 isoform X2, with protein sequence MAVFGLVSAVAGFVKVRYLQDKAIIDNMVFRCHYRITSAILFACCIIVTANNLIGDPISCINDGAVPIHVINTYCWITYTFTLPGQHGRTMGTEVAHSGLGNDNQERTYHSYYQWVPFMLFFQGLLFYVPHWIWKNWEEGRMRMITEGMRGVSTASPAERKARHERLAQYLYDSANTHNTYSFGYFICEALNFVNVVGNIFFVDKFLGGAFLTYGSEVLKFSNMNQENRSDPMIEIFPRVTKCTFHKYGSSGSIQKHDALCVLALNILNEKIYIFLWFWFIALAVASGLAIVYSAAIVMMPTTREAVLKRRFRKADPADVCNLIRRVQIGDFLMIHLLGQNLNVTSYGEMLHTFINMLDEGRPISGDTPSAPSTLEMAPMYPAIEKYGKETET encoded by the exons ATGGCTGTGTTTGGGCTCGTCTCGGCCGTGGCCGGTTTTGTAAAAGTTCGCTACCTGCAGGACAAAGCCATCATCGATAATATGGTGTTTCGGTGTCACTATCGCATCACTAGCGCCATACTATTCGCCTGCTGCATCATCGTAACGGCTAACAATTTGATTGGAGATCCCATCTCCTGTATTAACGACGGTGCTGTACCCATTCACGTAATTAACACGTACTGCTGGATCACCTACACCTTCACGCTGCCCGGTCAACATGGACGTACGATGGGCACAGAAGTGGCCCACTCTGGACTGGGCAATGATAATCAGGAACGGACGTACCACAGCTACTACCAGTGGGTACCGTTCATGCTATTCTTCCAGGGTCTACTATTCTACGTGCCACACTGGATCTGGAAGAACTGGGAAGAGGGTCGCATGCGTATGATTACCGAAGGCATGCGAGGAGTTTCCACGGCAAGTCCTGCAGAACGCAAAGCGCGTCATGAACGTTTAGCGCAATATTTGTACGACAGTGCCAATACGCATAACACATATTCATTTGGGTATTTCATTTGCGAGGCACTCAACTTTGTAAATGTG GTGGGCAATATTTTCTTTGTTGACAAGTTTTTGGGCGGCGCCTTCTTAACCTACGGATCTGAAGTGCTCAAGTTCTCGAACATGAATCAAGAAAATCGTTCTGATCCTATGATCGAG ATATTCCCCAGAGTGACTAAGTGCACGTTCCACAAATATGGTTCGTCAGGTAGCATCCAAAAGCATGACGCGCTATGTGTGCTAGCGTTGAACATTTTGAATGAGAAGATTTACATTTTTCTGTG GTTCTGGTTCATTGCACTTGCGGTCGCTTCCGGCTTGGCCATCGTCTACTCTGCCGCCATTGTCATGATGCCGACAACCCGAGAAGCCGTTCTAAAGCGTCGCTTCCGCAAGGCTGATCCCGCTGACGTTTGCAATCTTATACGCCGCGTGCAGATCGGAGATTTCCTTATGATTCATCTACTTGGCCAAAATCTCAACGTTACCTCGTACGGTGAAATGCTGCATACTTTCATCAACATGTTGGATGAAGGCCGACCGATCTCAGGTGACACACCTTCTGCCCCGTCAACACTCGAAATGGCTCCCATGTACCCGGCGATCGAGAAATACGgtaaagaaacagaaacataa
- the LOC120893867 gene encoding innexin inx3 isoform X1, which yields MAVFGLVSAVAGFVKVRYLQDKAIIDNMVFRCHYRITSAILFACCIIVTANNLIGDPISCINDGAVPIHVINTYCWITYTFTLPGQHGRTMGTEVAHSGLGNDNQERTYHSYYQWVPFMLFFQGLLFYVPHWIWKNWEEGRMRMITEGMRGVSTASPAERKARHERLAQYLYDSANTHNTYSFGYFICEALNFVNVVGNIFFVDKFLGGAFLTYGSEVLKFSNMNQENRSDPMIEIFPRVTKCTFHKYGSSGSIQKHDALCVLALNILNEKIYIFLWFWFIALAVASGLAIVYSAAIVMMPTTREAVLKRRFRKADPADVCNLIRRVQIGDFLMIHLLGQNLNVTSYGEMLHTFINMLDEGRPISGDTPSAPSTLEMAPMYPAIEKYDKEKEVLHQDYEA from the exons ATGGCTGTGTTTGGGCTCGTCTCGGCCGTGGCCGGTTTTGTAAAAGTTCGCTACCTGCAGGACAAAGCCATCATCGATAATATGGTGTTTCGGTGTCACTATCGCATCACTAGCGCCATACTATTCGCCTGCTGCATCATCGTAACGGCTAACAATTTGATTGGAGATCCCATCTCCTGTATTAACGACGGTGCTGTACCCATTCACGTAATTAACACGTACTGCTGGATCACCTACACCTTCACGCTGCCCGGTCAACATGGACGTACGATGGGCACAGAAGTGGCCCACTCTGGACTGGGCAATGATAATCAGGAACGGACGTACCACAGCTACTACCAGTGGGTACCGTTCATGCTATTCTTCCAGGGTCTACTATTCTACGTGCCACACTGGATCTGGAAGAACTGGGAAGAGGGTCGCATGCGTATGATTACCGAAGGCATGCGAGGAGTTTCCACGGCAAGTCCTGCAGAACGCAAAGCGCGTCATGAACGTTTAGCGCAATATTTGTACGACAGTGCCAATACGCATAACACATATTCATTTGGGTATTTCATTTGCGAGGCACTCAACTTTGTAAATGTG GTGGGCAATATTTTCTTTGTTGACAAGTTTTTGGGCGGCGCCTTCTTAACCTACGGATCTGAAGTGCTCAAGTTCTCGAACATGAATCAAGAAAATCGTTCTGATCCTATGATCGAG ATATTCCCCAGAGTGACTAAGTGCACGTTCCACAAATATGGTTCGTCAGGTAGCATCCAAAAGCATGACGCGCTATGTGTGCTAGCGTTGAACATTTTGAATGAGAAGATTTACATTTTTCTGTG GTTCTGGTTCATTGCACTTGCGGTCGCTTCCGGCTTGGCCATCGTCTACTCTGCCGCCATTGTCATGATGCCGACAACCCGAGAAGCCGTTCTAAAGCGTCGCTTCCGCAAGGCTGATCCCGCTGACGTTTGCAATCTTATACGCCGCGTGCAGATCGGAGATTTCCTTATGATTCATCTACTTGGCCAAAATCTCAACGTTACCTCGTACGGTGAAATGCTGCATACTTTCATCAACATGTTGGATGAAGGCCGACCGATCTCAGGTGACACACCTTCTGCCCCGTCAACACTCGAAATGGCTCCCATGTACCCGGCGATCGAGAAATACG ACAAGGAAAAGGAGGTATTGCATCAGGACTACGAAGCTTAA